Sequence from the Fragaria vesca subsp. vesca linkage group LG4, FraVesHawaii_1.0, whole genome shotgun sequence genome:
CAATGGAATCAACAGTGACTCATTGAGACAGTGAAAGAGGCCCCTACCCCATCATAGAAATTTTTGATGAATTTTTATACAATTTGTAAGCTCATCCAGTTTAGGGAAATCTAAGTACTTTGTCTAGTTGCTGGTATTCCATCCTTTCCAACTAGCTCCTCACACTTTTCAGATGGAGCTTGACTACGACTGAGACCAACCTTTCTGCTTATACATGTAAACTGCATAAAACAGAGCAAAAAGAGGCAAAAAGAAACCTTCATTTTCCATACTTAATGAAGGTGGGGTTTAGGGAAACAATTTTATGTAATTGGGTTTCTTTCAAATCCTTTAGTGGAGGAGTCAAGAGTCCTAGATTCCTATGGAGTCCATCTCAATCTTAAAAGAAACAATTTTTGTTTCTTTGAAAAGAAAAAATTGAGTCATCAATTTTCTATATCACTTTGTCATATTTAAATTTAAGGTTGAGGGTCATTAGAGAATTGCAATAGATCATGACAAGGACCAGTGGCAAAAGCATTGCCAAGATCTGGAAATGCTAAATGAACTGAAAATTGGTTGACCCATTTGATATTAGCATTAGTTTATGACATTCCCAATGCCATTTAGGCAGGGTGAGGTTCAATCAAAGAGAACAAATAGTGTAGTTTTTCCCATTGGAAGTGCTAGTTACTTAAATGGGATTAAAGTCCCCACTCATAGCTTTTGTCTGGGCAGTCTAATCAAACCTTGCTTTGCAAGTGTATTTTTCTTGAAGCTTTTGATTGCCTTTCTCTGATTACTTTGGGAGTTCGGAAACAATGACCCATGTCTTAATCAACCTTTGCTGTGCTTGTTTTACTTCAAAAGATGCTACTTAAGAGGGTACTTTGTGCTGTGGGTAACTACTACTTGTAGTAAATTGGTCATCTGTTTGCTGCATCCTTTTCTCCAAGTTTACCAGTTGGACTCTGTATCACTTTTCATCAGTTTGATGCTTAAGTAGTAAACATAATTACCCTTGATGTATGTTGAGATGGTTTACTTCGGTTATGGTTTATGATACATTAGTATATATAGACAACATTAAGTAGACAAACTTCATACAACTGACCTCATGCAAAATAGACTAATGTAAACTGATTACGAACTAGTCTATCATTAACATACCGATACGCTAAAATATAAACACATAATAAAGTTTAACGATTTCTTAAACTTTTACCGGTGTCATTTTTTTCTTAAACAACTTTAACTTGTATGTTTCTTTTAAACTTGAACTATTTTCAGTTTCCTCTACATTGGATTTGTCAGCCTCTATGTTAGATTGATGGGGATTTAGTGATTTACTAGCTAGTTGATCTTGTTCTTCATTTTGTCTCTCAAAGTTCTCCTGTGTGTTATACTCAATTTGAGTTATAAAAAGCACCAACGAAGTTCAAAACTCACAATATAGTTGAATTTGAAAATGCTTGATGATAAGGTTACAGTAAAAAGAATGAAAATACAAGAGGACAACCAAGCTAAATGTTTAGGTAAAACTGCACACAGTACAGTACAAATAATGAAAACTCAAGAAAATCTATAAACATCACATACATAACCTCATAGTGAATGATGTTTAATTTAAGGACATATGTAATTGGGAAAGCTTCTTCAAGAAATGAATGTTGCTAGATCGATATTTGCTAGGAAGTCATTTTGACAGTGCTAAGAATCCCCTCAGAAATTATTTTCTGCACAAGTTCTACAGAACATCTTCTATCAGTGCCTAGTGGATAAACTTTGAAGCTTGTTAGAAGTAGCTAGCTCCATGAACATCTTCTATCAGAGCCTAGCTACAACATCACACCCTCAATGGTCAGCTGCATGATTTCACTTTGCATATGGCTTAGGTTTACAATTTCTACTGCTACCAAATAACATTATAGATTTGAGGGCATATAGACCAACAAAACAAAACAAGCATATGGGGCCTTATGAGGAGAAACCTAATGTTTATGTACTCTTATGCGGGGTTGTTTCCATGATGCAGACAGAAAAATCGTCATAGAATATGCTAATTTCCTTCATAATTTTTGGTTTAGTAGAGAAAATCTGAACTGCTCCGTTTGAAAAAACATGAAGCAGACAAGAAGTTACAAAGAATTTGGTTGCACAAAATGCGGTTTCGCATGTGAATAGTAGAGATGAATTTTTGTTGGTACATAAGAATTTCAAGAAAAACTAAATCAAACTCTTCAGGATTAGGTGCAAGAAGCACTTTAGCTGGTTTCCTCTATCTTCTGGTTTTATAATCCAAACTTCTCCATGATTCTTATATATCTACCAGTCATATTCATTCAAGTCCCTTCTAACTCCTAAAACTTTGACATTTCAACTTAATTAGCTAGATTAATGGCCCTAAGAATTTAACCCTAATTTACTGATGCTCATGGACCATGGAGCTTTCAAGATATTAGGCAAGTTGATTAGGTCAGTTTTCTTGTAGCTCCAGACATGACCTAATCACAGTTATATGTCAAAGCCACAGTATTTTCTTACTTAATATGGCTTACATACAAGTGATGTAATTATTAGATCACTAATGAGATAGTTAATTTACAAACTATGGCCATGCAATAAGAGATATATATATATATATATATATATATATATATATATATATATATACAGAGATTATATTTATTAGGGTAGCTCTTATTGGAACTTGGAGGAAAGTGACTGTAGCTAGAAAATAAAAAAACACAGAGCAGTTAGTAGGCTCCCATTTTGAGTTTTTGATAAGTACTGCCCTGCTGCGAATCTACATTTTCACCTACAAGTTCTAGCTTATTATTTTCTGATTTAAAGAGTTATAGGGTTAAATGGCAATGCGAAAAGGAAAGAATTAATGTAAGTAGGTGAAAAGGGAGAGAATGGTCTTCTACAGAATGACATCTGCAATGTCCCTTTCCTTTGCTCCATGATTTTTACATCAATCTCATACATAGTCTTTGAAAGGGATCTCACATCCCTTGTTTGGATTTTGTATGCTTGAATGTGGTTCGGTTTTAATCATAATCGTGTTTAAAACACTGTGTCACATTTCTTTTAGTGTAATGTTAATGTCACGACCCTTCATTAGATTTGTAATACACGACTAAAATTAATTCAAACATACATATCCAAATAGTAGAATATCCAAATCTCTTTTTAAAAAAATAACTATTTCCATTTCAAAACCAAAACCCATCACTTTCTCATACCTTTGCCTCTCTATATATATCTCATCAACCTGTTGAAGCTATACACTTTGTGTAGTACTACCACTCCTATAGTCCTCACACAAAGTCTTTAAGAAGCCTGCTTCCTTTCAAAATCCAGAACTCATTTCTCAAATCCTATCTTCTCTTACTAATCCTCAACATTTCCAACCTCAGCGCATTTTCTCATTACCATGCCAATTTCCACCTCAAAAGCCATGGAAAAACCTCTCACCCAATCTGGTGAGAGATCAAGAGGGAGAAGGAAACAAGCTGAGCCAGGTAGGTTTCTTGGGGTGAGGAGAAGGCCTTGGGGTAGATATGCAGCTGAGATCAGAGACCCAAGTACTAAAGAGAGGCATTGGCTTGGGACGTTTGACACTGCTCAAGAAGCAGCTTTGGCTTATGACCGAGCTGCTTTGTCCATGAAAGGAGCTCAAGCAAGAACCAACTTCATTTACTCTGACAACTCCACTTTCCACTCTCTTCTAACACCCTTTGATGTTCAAACCCTATTGCCACAACAATCACTTGAGTTCTTCACTTCCACCACTACACAGACTCCTAGACAACAACAACAACCCACCCATCAGAACACTCCACCTGCTCAGTCCAGCATGTTTTATCAGAATGAGAGAAACCCCAACCTTAGGTCCAATGAAAAACCCTCATTTGATGCTCTCTTCTTCTCCAATGACTTTTCTTCTGATAATTCAGGTTACCTGGGTTGCATAGTTCCTGATAACTGCTTGAGGCCTCCTTCTGATATTCCCAAAAGCAGTGAGTTTACTACTACTCATGCTTTGGATATTGATCATCAGAATTTTAGCTTTACAAATTCCTCCATTCAAACTCAACCACATTGTGATCAAAGCAGTACTGCTACTACATTTCCTCTAGATGTAATGAATGTGCCAGCTTCGATAATGGCGTCTAGCAGTAACCCTGGAGATCAGCCTTCTTGCTTTGATGGATTCAGTCATGGATTCTGGGGTGATAACCAGCAGTACTCGTCATTGGATCAGTTAAACTCTAGAGAGCTTTCAACAATGGTGGACAGCAACCTATTCATGACTGAAGATGGGTGCAACATTGAAGCCTTGTATCCGATCATCGAAAATCAAAGTACTTCTTCGTTCTCTTGCTCCCCATCAGTTCATCCTTTTGGTGATGTAGTAATCGAGTTTGGCCATTCCCTCTATTAGGTTTAGCTTCTAGAGTCCACCTACGTATAATAAATTGAAATAATCATAATGGTTCCATTTTATGTGCATGCTCTTATATATATATATTTCTGTATTCTTGCTTCTTGCTACTCTTTCTTTCACTGTAGTTAGTTACCCAAAGAAAACCTCCATTTTGGGGAGGAGATTTGGGATTTGCTTATCATGGTTCTGCAAGCTTTAATGGAAACTGTTGGGGTATTGATCAGCTTTTCCATGTCTTAATATTCTTGGCATCCCATATTTGATAATGGTGCTTGCTTAGCTAGTGTCTTTATGGGTGTACTGGCATGGCCTTCACATAAATAATAGAATAGCTGCTGCTGCATTATGTGTCTCTCTTTGCGGCTATTTGCCTGGCCTTTTGCTGACACTACGTAAAAAATCCATGCAACTTCAAACTTAATGTATTGATTAAAATGGACCACGAAGCTATTAGCATCAAATGTGCAAGCTATTGGTGTTTATGATAAGCTTCTCTTTGTGTTTTATGTGTAGTTGTCCTTCAATAAATGGTTTTGCCAAGTAAAGATCTCTTTACAACCGAAGTTCTAGAGGCTCTTGGTGAACACAGAACGTTCAATAGTGCTTTGGAGTACTAAAACTGTAGAGACAAGAGTCGTAAGATGGTTCAATTTTTGGTGACCACGAAATGTTCAATAGTGTTTTGGAGTGCTAAAACTACATAGACATGAGTCATTAGATTGGTTCAGTACGTGAGACACTCTGCAAACAGTCGTCGGTTTAATGGCTCGCTCTCTAAAGTTCCAATATTCTAAAGCACTATAGTTTTTCAATTACCAAGTAACCCGTCATTAACAGTTCACGGTTGTGTTCTACTCGAGAAGAATAAGCAACTCGATTAGTACTATTTCACATGTAGACATTGTGTCGACTTCTTTCTAGTTTCATGCCCTCAAATCTGAATTCATTTGTTCTCTTTTTTGAGCCATGCCATGGCTTTCAAACCAAACGTAGATTTGTGGATAAATGATCGAGTCACATGATAGGGAGGTTTTGAATCGAGTCAATTTTCCTTGCCCTAATAGGTAACTATAGTTGTTGACAAAGGGTGTGTCATATAAAACTCGTGCATAAACACCCCAAAAATATCTTTTTGTCCTGGGGAACATCTTCTGCTCAATCATATGTACCTAAGGCAAATCTTAGGGAGGGGTGAGTATATGACCAAACCCATAAAGGTTCTAAACTGCCGCACATCCCATCAATTTCAATTCAATAGGATTAGTCACTTGTACTCTATTATTGTTTTTGGGAGTACACCCTAGTGAAAAGTTACCAAGCAAGACTTTGTGCCTTACAGAAATGGAGCAATTAGAACAATGATTAAACAAAGAACTTCCAAAAAGCAATAGAATGATCAAAGGGAGGACACCAAACATTCTCAAAACAAAAGGGGGGATTTATAGGCTTAGATCTTATGAAATGACCTTAGTCTTATACTTACCAGTTACCAGATAACTCATCTTTTCTTTTTGTTCAACACAGTTCATCCACATTCATTTTCTTAAACCTTCATACCAAAACAAAATCAAGTACCAACATATTCTTTCCTGCAAGAACTTCATCTATGATTTAGCATATGTAAGCAAAGCAGTATGTAGAGAAAGTAATAATATGATGAGGAAGAGAGCTTATAATTATACAGTCAAGAGTGCTTTTTCATATACTTTGTATTTCATAATAAATTTATCAAATAACATGGTCAAGCCTTTCATTGACACAACATAACTATGTATCTAATCCCTTATAAAGTAGCATTGTTGATGCCTCCTTGGGTCTTTGAATTACTTCTCTGTTCTCAAAATAGACCTTGGACAAAAAGTGAGGGATACATGAATTCGAATTCCCAAGTTGAACTGAAAGCTTGTTCCCCAATTTGAAAGAAATCTTAGAAAAGGATGGACATGAATGCACAGTCAATGTGAAAGCACAGACTGGAACTAATCATTTCAGGGCTGGAGCACAGATGAAAACACACTCCGAAATCGGAGAACTGGAGATGGAATTGCCTAATGGAAGCTTTTTTCTTGGTTATTAAAGAGAAAGATGGAAGGCTATATGGGTTTGCTGAACTTTTGGAGGTTGGCCATTGCTTATTCAAGATAAAAGAGAAGGGCCATATAAAGATGATATGACACAGATGAACTTAACTGAGGTATGCTAAGCCAGTGAGATATGAGGCCTCTGTTGGAGGACTTGCAAAAAGAAAAATGATGTTTTGGTTGGAGAAAGTTGATCAAAAAAGAACAATGGAAAGTCCCTTGACCTTGCTTAACTCGAACTATGAGACTCTGTACTGTTGTCGCTGGTAGTTGAAGGGCCAGAACCCTGAGCAGATTGTTGGTCACCCAAATGGGTAACACCATCCTTAGAAACAGTGGAACCAACTGATCCA
This genomic interval carries:
- the LOC101312247 gene encoding ethylene-responsive transcription factor ERF086-like, producing MEKPLTQSGERSRGRRKQAEPGRFLGVRRRPWGRYAAEIRDPSTKERHWLGTFDTAQEAALAYDRAALSMKGAQARTNFIYSDNSTFHSLLTPFDVQTLLPQQSLEFFTSTTTQTPRQQQQPTHQNTPPAQSSMFYQNERNPNLRSNEKPSFDALFFSNDFSSDNSGYLGCIVPDNCLRPPSDIPKSSEFTTTHALDIDHQNFSFTNSSIQTQPHCDQSSTATTFPLDVMNVPASIMASSSNPGDQPSCFDGFSHGFWGDNQQYSSLDQLNSRELSTMVDSNLFMTEDGCNIEALYPIIENQSTSSFSCSPSVHPFGDVVIEFGHSLY